In Acidimicrobiales bacterium, the sequence GAGCCGCCGCGGCCGCGAGTCGCTGGAGCGGGTGCACCCCGACGACATGGGCCGCCTCCTGGGGGCGTTCCAGCAGCTCGAGGAGGCCAGCGCCTCGACCCCGGGCGTGCCGGTGGTGGAACCGCTGCGCTACCGGGTCGGCAACCAGGAGGACGGCTGGGCCACCCGCGAGGCGCTGGTCCTCAACCTCATGCACGACCCGGTCGTCAACGGCCTGCTGCTGATCGTCCGGCCGGTCGACGGCGCGCTCGACGGCGTGGGCTACGTGGTCGACCTGCTGGTGGGTGACGCTCCGCTCGCCGAGGTGCTGGCTGCATGCGCCGCGCTCGTGCCCGTCTACCTGGGCGCGGCGGTGGTGGTGGGCGTGGTCGACGAGGAGCTGACCATCGGCGTCCCCGCCGGCAGCCCCGTGGAGCAGCTCTGCACCGACGCCCGCTGGTGGTGCGACACCATCGGCGACGGCAAGGTGCGGGCGCCGTACGACTTCGAGGGCTTCCCCGACGACCTGGCCACCCGCGGCCGCGAGGCCGGCTTCCGCACCGCCTGGGTGCTGCCGGTGCAGGAGCCGTCGTCGGGCGACGTGATCGGCTGCCTGGTGGTGTGGGTGGCGATCGAGGTGGAGATGAACATCGGCACCGACCACGGCCTCCGCCAGGCGCAGCGCCTCGCCAGCCTGGTGATCGGCGAGCAGCGCCGCCACCACGCCCTGCAGCGGGAAGCCGTGACCGACCCGCTCACCCGCGTCGGCAACCGGTCGGCGCTGCGCCGCCGCCTCGACGCCGCCACCGGGCCGGTGACGGTGGCGTTCCTCGACCTGGACGACTTCAAGGCCGTCAACGACACCCACGGCCACGACGCCGGCGACACCGTGCTGCGGGTGGTGGCCGAGCGGCTGGGCGAGTCGGTGCGGGAGGACGACCTGGTGGTGCGGCTCGGCGGCGACGAGTTCGCGGTCGTGTTCGCCGACGCCACCCCGGCCGGCGCGGTCGAGCCGCTGGTGGCCCGGGTGCAGCACGCCATCGAGACGCCGATCCCGCTGGACGGCGACGTCCGGGTCACCGTGCTCGCCAGCCTCGGCGTGGCCACGGGTGAGGCCGGTGAGGTGATCCGCCTGGCCGACGGCGCCCTCTACGCCACGAAGCGCGCGAAGGCCGCCACTCGATGAAATGTGCACGGGAACGCACGATTTCCGTGCGTTCCCGTGCACATTTCGGGTCTCAGCCGGGTGCCGGGTCGACGGTGAACGCGGTGTACATCCCTTGGCTGTAGTGGGGGTTGGTGCCGTCGTCGACCACGTTGCAGATCAGGGCGTAGCGGCCCGGCGCCAGGTCGAAGGTGGCCCGGCACGTGGCGTCGGGCGGGAACGACCAGATCCTCCCCACCTCGGCCCCGTCGGGCAGCTCCGACAGCTCGGCCCCGCCGACGACGTTCAGCGGCAGCGCCCCGGGGTCGCCGTCGAAGCGGACGACGGTCAGCTCGTGGTCCACCAGCCCGACGTTGGTCGCCACCAGCTCGACCGCCCCTGCCGGGGCCGACGGTTGCGACAGCCCGACGGCGTACTCCGTCAGCGTCGCCTCGATCGACCCCACCGGCGCCGCGTCGACGGCCCCGTCGACGTCGCACCCGGCCGCGGCGTCGGACTCGGACGTGGTGGTCCCGCCGCCCGTGACGCTCTCGGCGGCGTCGTCGTCGCCACAGGCCCCCAGGAGCACGACGACCACCAGCGCCCACACGACCCTCACCATCGCCGCCCGACCCTACGATGCCCGGCCATGGCGATCGACTACGAGTGGCGTGGGGCGTTCGGGAACGACGAGGTGAACGCCCTCCACGCCGAGGCGTTCGAGACCCGGCTGTACGACGGGAGCGAGTGGGACTGGCAGGAGCAGGTGGCGAGCCACAGCCTCGGCTGGGTGGTCGCCCGGGAGGGGGCGACGCTGGTGGGCTTCGTCAACGTGCCGTGGGACGGGCTGGTCCACGCCTGGATCCAGGACACGATGGTGGCCGGGGCGGCCCGCCACCGGGGCGTCGGCGTCGGGCTGATCGCCCTGGCCCGCGACCGCGCCCGGGAGGCCGGCTGCGAGTGGCTCCACGTCGACTTCGACGCCGACCTGCGGTCCTTCTACATCGACGCCTGCGGCTTCACCCCCGCCAGCGCCGGGTTGATCTCGTTGCAGGGTTGACCCGGATCGGCCGCGGTTGCGGCGGCGGAGGGTGCATCTACTGTCCGTGACGATGGAGGGGTACCAGGGGTTCTCACAGGTGGGCGGATCGGGGTTGACGGGGCGGCTCGGCGACCTCGGCGACCGGACCGCCCGGCGGGCGGAGCCGCGGGTCGGCATCGGCCTGGCCGGCGTCGGGATGCTGATGGTGCTCATCGGCGTGGTCGTCTGGGCGTTCGAGGCCGCCGACGACGAGGACCTGCGGCCCGACGAGCGCCCCGACACCACGCTGGGCATCCTCCTGTCGCTGGTGGTCGTGGTCGCCGGCTTCGTGCTGCTGGCCCGCTACCGCCGGGGCCCGCTCGCCACGGCGGGCGTGGTGGCGTCGGGCCTGGGCGTGCCGGTGCTGCTGGCGTTCCTCACGTTCGACCCGTCGCTCGTCGACGACGAGGTCTACGCCGACCTGCCGTTCTCGATCGACGCGATCGCGCTGCTGTCGCTGGCGGCGTGGCTGATCGCCTTCGCCCGTGTCCCCCACGCCCGGGGCCGGGCCTTCTACCTGGCGGCCTCGTCGGCGTTCCTCTGGCTCTACCTGGTGGAGAAGGTGGAGGAGGGCGCCATCGGCTACCTGGTGACGCTGCCGGTCGGCGTCGTCCTCCGGCCGCTCAGCAGCGCCGGCTTCGAGCAGGTGCCGCAGGTCCCCGAGGCCGGCAACATCGGCTCGGTCTCGCTGCTGGTCGGGCTCGCCTACTACGTCTTCGCCGCGGTGCTCGACCGCCGCGACCTCCAGGGCGCGGCCACCCCGCTCACCGCCGTCGGCTTCGTGGCCACCGCGCTGGGCGTGGCCCACCTCGGCGGCGACCTGGAGGCGGCCGGCACCGGCATCCTTCTCGTGGTGGTCGGCTCGGCGCTGGCGGTGTACGGCGCCGTGCAGCGCCGGCGCTTCACCACCTGGACGTGGTGCCTCGGCATCGGGCTGGGCGTGCTGCTGATCATCGGCGACGTCACCGAGGACAGCGCCACCGCGTTCGGCATCACGGCGATCGTGCTGGGAGCGGCGGTGGTGGTCGCGGCGCACCTGCTCACGGGGCGCTTCGGCGAGCCCGACGAGATGGAGCCGGTCCCCAGCCGCTTCACCTCCCGCCCCGCGATCCCGCCGCCCTGGGCGGCCTACCCGCCAGGCCCGCCGGCACCGCCCTACCCGCCGCCAGGCGTTCCCGGTCCACCCCGCCCTCCGGGCACGTTCTGACCCTGGCTCTACTCCTGTTCCTCGGCGTCGAGGCCGGCGAGGACGGTGCGGGCGGCGGCGCCGACGGCGTCGAGCTGGCGAGGGGTGAGCAGGTCGACGACCAGGCGGCGGACCGAGGCGACGTGGCAGGGCGCGGCGGCCTCGATCGCGGCGCGGCCCTTGGGGCTGACCACGATCACGGCGCCGCGGCGGTCCGTGTCGCAGGTCTCCTTGGTGAGCAGGCCCCGGGTGGCCATGCGGCTGGTGTGGTGCGACATCCGGCTGCGCTCCCAGCCCAGGTTCCGGGCCAGCTCGTAGAGGCGGAGGCGGCCGTCGGGCCGGTCGGTGAGCTCCACGAGCACGGCGTAGTCCTGGCTGGAGAGGTCCGACGCGGCGGCGAGCTCGCGGGCGAGCTGGGCGAACAGGCGGTTCTGCATCGACACGACCGCGCGCCAGTCCCGCTGCTCACGCTCGTCCAGCCAGCGCACCTTGTCGTCGGCCATGCCCGTCACGCTATCGTCGTCGAGGGAATACGTGACATGTCACCCATGTTGAGTGACATGTCAACAAAGACCGTCGGAGGTCCTACCCGCCATGACCGAGACCAGCATCCACCCCGCCCTGACCGGCAAGTACACGCTCGACCCGGCGCACTCCCGCATCGGCTTCGTCGCCCGTCACGCCATGGTCACCAAGGTGCGCGGCGCGTTCAACGAGGTGGAAGGGTCCGGCTTCTTCGACGCCGACGACCCGACCAAGTCGCACGTGGAGCTGACCATCAAGGCCCACAGCATCGACACCCGCAACGCCGACCGCGACGCTCACCTGCGCAGCAACGACTTCTTCGACATGGACAACCACCCGGAGATCCGGTTCACGTCCACGTCGGTGGAAGCCCTCGACGGCGACACCTTCCGCGTCACCGGCGACCTGACCATCAAGGGCGTCAACAAGCCCGTCGGCGTCGACCTGGAGTACACCGGTGAGGCCACCGACCCGTTCGGGAACCAGCGCATCGGGCTCGAGGGCCAGACCACCGTGAACCGCAAGGACTGGGGCGTCACCTGGAACGCCGCCCTCGAGACCGGCGGCGTCCTCGTGAGCGAGAAGGTCACGCTCGAGTTCGAGATCTCGGCCATCAAGTCGGTCGACAGCTGATCTCGGCCTTGGGCACGATCGACTGCGGGTCCGCGGCGGAGAGGCCGACGACCAGTTCGTAGGTGCCCTCCTCGACGGACCACTCCCCGTCGACGCGGGCCCGCAGTCGCTCTACCGGCACGTCGAGCACGAGCTCGCCGACGCCCCCTGGTGCCGCCACG encodes:
- a CDS encoding sensor domain-containing diguanylate cyclase is translated as MTDDPHATAPDTDAGDTAVDPDDDLPPEIAAQIARALDRSPSTFAVLIDPTLTTRWLSRSAASMTGVDPVSRRGRESLERVHPDDMGRLLGAFQQLEEASASTPGVPVVEPLRYRVGNQEDGWATREALVLNLMHDPVVNGLLLIVRPVDGALDGVGYVVDLLVGDAPLAEVLAACAALVPVYLGAAVVVGVVDEELTIGVPAGSPVEQLCTDARWWCDTIGDGKVRAPYDFEGFPDDLATRGREAGFRTAWVLPVQEPSSGDVIGCLVVWVAIEVEMNIGTDHGLRQAQRLASLVIGEQRRHHALQREAVTDPLTRVGNRSALRRRLDAATGPVTVAFLDLDDFKAVNDTHGHDAGDTVLRVVAERLGESVREDDLVVRLGGDEFAVVFADATPAGAVEPLVARVQHAIETPIPLDGDVRVTVLASLGVATGEAGEVIRLADGALYATKRAKAATR
- a CDS encoding GNAT family N-acetyltransferase, with protein sequence MAIDYEWRGAFGNDEVNALHAEAFETRLYDGSEWDWQEQVASHSLGWVVAREGATLVGFVNVPWDGLVHAWIQDTMVAGAARHRGVGVGLIALARDRAREAGCEWLHVDFDADLRSFYIDACGFTPASAGLISLQG
- a CDS encoding MarR family transcriptional regulator yields the protein MADDKVRWLDEREQRDWRAVVSMQNRLFAQLARELAAASDLSSQDYAVLVELTDRPDGRLRLYELARNLGWERSRMSHHTSRMATRGLLTKETCDTDRRGAVIVVSPKGRAAIEAAAPCHVASVRRLVVDLLTPRQLDAVGAAARTVLAGLDAEEQE
- a CDS encoding YceI family protein, with protein sequence MTETSIHPALTGKYTLDPAHSRIGFVARHAMVTKVRGAFNEVEGSGFFDADDPTKSHVELTIKAHSIDTRNADRDAHLRSNDFFDMDNHPEIRFTSTSVEALDGDTFRVTGDLTIKGVNKPVGVDLEYTGEATDPFGNQRIGLEGQTTVNRKDWGVTWNAALETGGVLVSEKVTLEFEISAIKSVDS